In Pelmatolapia mariae isolate MD_Pm_ZW linkage group LG13, Pm_UMD_F_2, whole genome shotgun sequence, a genomic segment contains:
- the col9a1b gene encoding collagen, type IX, alpha 1b, whose amino-acid sequence MTGGQRIKGPFLVLLLQLVLICSSQNNQGPPGPPGPAGVPGIDGIAGERGDDGEDGPPGPDGDAGKPGSGGLPGIPGNDGLTGPIGDPGPDGPPGQKGEPGKPGPRGAAGVGPDGTPGPPGPGGLPGELGKAGPPGAMGVRGPQGPRGPAGPRGASGVLGSTDLCPNSCPPGTSGHPGLPGMKGHKGAKGEAGEPGKQGHKGAEGEQGSPGEVGAQGPRGPQGIRGAMGMMGPKGERGPRGPDGDPGPQGVAGAAGDVGQRGAMGEPGPKGEQGAQGPRGLTGVPGPKGESGLPGVDGREGIPGMPGAKGSVGKPGIPGEVGLQGLPGLPGVPGPKGTSGPKGDAGNPGLSGAIGSAGKPGERGEQGELGSVGPIGEPGDRGQQGPAGPAGKPGPRGPKGDPGLPGLPGPPGLPGIKGERGDRGEPGPKGEQGVQGDEGNPGEKGDVGDSGEPGPKGEVGNPGEAGRIGPEGSRGQPGIEGPPGTPGPRGMQGNRGPPGVRGTQGPAGKQPSDQHIKQVCMRVMQEQLAQLAASLRRPESGIAGLPGKPGPPGPPGPPGDNGFPGHAGSRGLPGLKGPPGQMGAKGPKGDMGDRGSRGIIVRGPKGQPGPPGLPGEPGRPGYGRDGQDGQRGPPGIPGQLGVPGPPGPAGPNGYCDPSACNLQAGAAQQSLDVKGPAGN is encoded by the exons ATGACAGGGGGCCAGCGCATTAAAGGGCCATTTCTGGTGCTGCTCTTGCAGCTTGTCCTTATTTGCTCCTCTCAA AATAACCAAGGACCCCCTGGCCCCCCTGGACCTGCAGGTGTCCCTGGAATTGACGGCATTGCT GGAGAGAGGGGAGACGATGGCGAGGACGGTCCTCCT GGACCCGACGGAGATGCAGGTAAACCTGGATCTGGAGGATTACCTGGAATTCCTGGAAATGAT GGTTTGACAGGCCCCATTGGAGATCCTGGGCCTGACGGTCCCCCCGGACAGAAA gggGAACCTGGGAAACCTGGACCTCGTGGAGCAGCT GGTGTTGGGCCAGATGGAACCCCT GGGCCACCGGGACCTGGAGGACTTCCGGGTGAATTGGGAAAAGCTGGACCACCT GGGGCCATGGGTGTGAGAGGGCCACAGGGACCTCGTGGACCAGCAGGGCCCAGA GGTGCTTCTGGAGTGCTTGGCAGCACTGACCTG TGTCCCAACTCCTGTCCACCTGGGACCTCGGGACATCCTGGTCTTCCTGGCATGAAG GGCCACAAAGGTGCAAAGGGTGAAGCAGGAGAACCTGGGAAACAAGGACACAAG GGCGCGGAGGGCGAGCAGGGAAGTCCAGGGGAGGTTGGAGCCCAAGGACCGAGG GGACCTCAGGGAATTCGTGGAGCTATGGGAATGATGGGCCCAAAGGGAGAGAGG GGACCTCGAGGTCCTGATGGAGATCCAGGTCCACAGGGTGTTGCAGGGGCAGCT GGGGATGTAGGCCAAAGAGGTGCTATGGGTGAACCCGGGCCTAAAGGCGAACAA GGTGCTCAAGGACCAAGAGGACTCACAGGCGTTCCAGGTCCCAAGGGCGAGTCT GGCTTACCAGGTGTGGATGGTCGTGAGGGTATTCCTGGAATGCCTGGAGCAAAG GGAAGTGTTGGGAAGCCAGGCATCCCTGGAGAGGTCGGACTTCAAGGGCTTCCA GGTTTGCCTGGTGTACCTGGACCAAAAGGCACAAGTGGCCCTAAG GGAGATGCTGGTAACCCAGGCCTTTCTGGAGCAATAGGATCTGCTGGCAAACCC GGTGAGCGTGGAGAACAGGGAGAGCTGGGATCTGTCGGGCCCATTGGTGAGCct GGAGATAGAGGACAGCAAGGTCCTGCAGGTCCCGCTGGAAAGCCAGGTCCCCGG ggACCCAAAGGTGACCCTGGTCTTCCTGGTCTCCCAGGTCCTCCTGGTCTGCCAGGAATAAAAGGAGAAAGG GGAGATCGTGGAGAACCAGGACCCAAAGGAGAGCAA GGAGTTCAAGGTGATGAGGGAAATCCAGGAGAAAAGGGGGATGTT GGTGACTCGGGAGAACCTGGACCTAAAGGAGAA GTTGGTAACCCCGGTGAGGCTGGCAGAATAGGTCCCGAGGGAAGTCGAGGACAGCCTGGCATTGAAGGACCACCTGGCACACCTGGACCACGGGGCATGCAGGGAAACAGAGGCCCACCTGGAGTCAGAGGAACTCAGGGTCCTGCG GGTAAACAGCCAAGTGATCAGCACATCAAACAAGTTTGCATGCGAGTCATGCAAG AACAGCTGGCTCAGTTAGCTGCTAGTTTAAGGAGGCCAGAGTCTGGCATTGCTGGTTTACCTGGAAAACCCGGGCCACCGGGGCCTCCTGGTCCTCCAGGAGACAACGGCTTCCCCGGGCATGCTGGCTCAAGAGGCCTTCCAGGACTCAAAGGGCCACCAGGACAGATGGGAGCAAAAGGACCCAAAG GTGACATGGGAGACAGAGGGTCCAGAGGAATCATTGTTCGGGGACCGAAAGGTCAACCAGGACCACCTGGACTTCCTG GGGAACCGGGAAGGCCTGGCTATGGCCGTGACGGTCAGGATGGGCAGAGGGGACCTCCTGGCATTCCTGGACAGCTCGGTGTGCCCGGGCCTCCCGGTCCAGCCGGTCCTAATGGTTACTGTGACCCATCAGCCTGCAACCTTCAGGCAGGAGCTGCGCAGCAGTCCTTGGATGTGAAGGGACCTGCAGGAAACTAA
- the LOC135933748 gene encoding collagen alpha-1(IX) chain-like has product MAVRFSSQVGIHLEQQSMCPQISIGEDHFPGFYIMSQFHIAELARRGTVKKVAGPSPQNVAYQIGPAFNFRINTRSAYPLGLPEEFAFVAVLRMSGSTVNQNWNIWQMQDVNGDEQMAVRLNGESKSLEFTFTALNGGRQTVVFSPLGFLFNDQWHRVFLEISRDSVALFVDCVLIDSQDIPPRLEVSLDGFTLIGKLKDNPVVAVPFELQSMLIHCDVTRARKEECYDLPAWASPLPVVFPCKPSNHFL; this is encoded by the exons ATGG CTGTGAGATTTTCATCTCAAGTTGGTATTCATTTGGAGCAGCAGTCCATGTGCCCTCAGATCAGCATTGGGGAGGATCATTTCCCAG GATTTTATATCATGTCACAGTTCCACATTGCTGAGTTGGCAAGAAGGGGCACTGTGAAAAAGGTGGCTGGACCATCTCCTCAGAATGTTGCTTATCAAATAGGCCCAGCATTCAACTTCAGAATCAACACAAG ATCAGCCTATCCGCTTGGATTGCCGGAGGAGTTTGCCTTTGTGGCAGTGCTGCGCATGAGTGGCAGCACCGTAAATCAAAACTGGAATATCTGGCAAATGCAAGATGTGAACGGCGACGAGCAGATGGCGGTCAGACTCAACGGGGAATCCAAGTCGTTGGAGTTTACTTTCACAGCGCTAAACGGAGGGAGGCAGACTGTCGTTTTCAGCCCCCTGGGGTTTCTTTTCAATGACCAGTGGCACAGAGTGTTCCTGGAAATCAGCAGGGACTCTGTGGCCCTTTTCGTGGACTGTGTCCTGATCGATTCTCAGGATATTCCACCCAGACTAGAAGTCAGCCTTGATGGCTTCACGTTAATAGGAAAGCTCAAGGATAACCCGGTGGTAGCAGTTCCG TTTGAACTGCAGTCAATGCTGATTCACTGCGATGTGACTCGAGCCCGGAAGGAAGAATGTTATGACCTCCCAGCCTGGGCATCG CCCCTCCCTGTGGTGTTCCCCTGCAAACCCTCCAATCACTTCCTGTAA